Genomic DNA from Larus michahellis chromosome 3, bLarMic1.1, whole genome shotgun sequence:
GTTTATTTATAACCAGCATTGATCCATTTACGTATGGCTGCATATAGCaattagttttcattttttatcttattttacgCATTTCTGTGTATGGAAGACCTAAGGAGGAATCCACCTTGTAAAACAAGTTTGGTATAAATGGATTGGTGAGTACATATACCTGTCCTGTTGGGATATTATATACTTTTACCAATATCATCccaacagagaaataaatgtaaaGGAATTAAAACCTGATGTATTTGTTATCTATACCTGTATAAAAATTCACTGCTTTTCAGATTTCTAGATGATTCTGCATAGTTTTCAGTTAAgtcttgtaatttaaaatatttggtttggGAATGTAACTGTAGTAGGTAGTTATTTCTTGAAAGACTACTTagtttattaatgaaaaaaaattgataaagtgaaggtgttcttaaaaaaatggagaaataaacctatatatatatatatattagtttAATGCATCTCTTCTAACTTGTTTCAGGTTGAAGAAACTTCTTGAGCAGGAGAAGATCTATCAAGCCCGGAAGGAGAAGGAACATACAAAGAGACTCAATAAACTAAGAGAAGAACTAGTCAAACTCAAATCATTTGCACTCATGCTGGTAGATGAAAGACAAATGCATATTGAACAACTTGGTCAACAAAGCCAGAAAATACAGGACTTAAACCAAAAGctaaaggaagaagaagaaaagcttaaaattatCAGtgcaaaaacaaaagaagatggGCAAAAACTGATGAAACTAGAGGCAGAACTTGAACATAAAACATCATCATTTTCTCAAGAACATGAGGAGATGACTGCTAAACTGGCTAATCAAGAGTCCCATAATAGACAGCTGAGGCTTAAGCTAGTGGGGTTGACTCGCAGAATAGAGGAGCTAGAAGAAACtaacaaaaatcttcaaaaagcTGAGGAGGAACTTCAGGAACTAAGAGATAAAATAGCAAAAGGGGAATGTGGGAACTCTAGCTTAATGGCAGAAGTGGAAAACCTCCGCAAGCGTGTGCTTGAAATGGAGGGGAAAGATGAAGAGATCACAAAAACCGAATCTCAGTGTAAAGAgctgaaaaataaactgcaagAGGAAGAGCACCATAGCAAAGAGTTGAAACTTGAAGtggaaaaattgcagaaaagaaTGTCAGAACTAGAGAAGCTGGAAGAGGCTTTCAGTAAAAGTAAGTCTGAATGCACCCAGCTACACTTAaacttggagaaagaaaagaatttgacTAAGGATTTGATAAATGAGTTGGAAGTGGTGAAGACTCGAGTGAAAGACCTTGAGGCATCAGAAAGCAAATTGGAAAAGGCTGAAATAAGCTTAAAAGATGACCTTACAAAGCTGAAGTCATTTACTGTAATGTTGGTTGATGAACGAAAAAATAtgatggagaaaataaaacaggaggaaaaaaaggttgaGGGTCTAACCAAGAATTTTAAAGTTGAACAAGGGAAAGTTATGGATGTAACAGAGAAACTGATAGAAGAAAGTAAGAAATTTTTGAAGCTGAAATCCGAAATGGAGGAAAAAGTGTCTAGTTTGACAAAGGAAAGGGATGAGTTAATTGGCAAACTgagaagtgaagaagaaaaatcctctGAACTAAGCTGTAGAGTTGACCTGTTAAAGAAAAGAATTGATGGTATGGAGGAAGTAGAAAGAGAAATTACAAGAGGTCGAAGCAGGAAAGGACCAGAGCATGGTTGTCATGAGGACAACAAGATTAAAGAACTTACTGTTGAAattgaaagactgaaaaaacgTCTCAAACAATTGGAAGTGGTGGAAGGAGATTTgatgaagacagaagatgaatATGATCAGCTTGAGCAGAAATTTAGGACTGAGCAGGATAAAGCTAACTTTCTTTCTCAGCAGCTGGAGGAAATGAAACTTCAGATtgccaaaaccaaagcaatagAAAAAGGTGAAGCAGTGAGCCAGGAGGCAGAGCTCAGGCACAGGTTTCGTCTGGAAGAGGccaaaagcagagatttgaaaGCAGAAGTTCAAGCTCTTAAGGAAAAAATCCATGAGCTGATGAACAAAGAAGACCAGCTTTCTCAGCTCCAAGTTGATTATTCGGTTCTGCAGCAAAGGtttatggaagaagaaaataaaaacaagagcaTGGGGCAGGATGTTCTGAACCTAACAAGAGAGCTGGAGCTTTCTAAGCGTTACAGCCGTGCTCTGAGGCCCAGCATAAATGGACGAAGAATGGTCGATGTTCCCGTGACATCCACTGGCGTGCAAACAGATGCTGTAAGCAGTGAAGCAGCAGAAGAAGAAACCCCAGCAGTGTTTATAAGGAAATCCTTCCAGGAGGAGAATCACATCATGAGCAATCTGCGACAGGTGGGTCTGAAAAAACCCATGGAGCGTTCTTCAGTGCTTGAGAGATATCCTCCAGCAGCAAATGAACTTGCAATGAGGAAATCTTGGATACCATGGATGAGAAAGAGGGAAACTGGGGCTCAGGCAACTCCTGATAAAGGAGCCCGAACCCACGGTAGTCCAGCGCATCCCGGGGAGGTTGTGCTTTCACCGAAGCAGGGTCAACCTCTTCATATTCGGGTGACACCAGACCATGAGAACAGCACAGCTACTTTGGAGATAACCAGTCCAACctcagaggaatttttttcaaGTACCACTGTCATTCCTACTTTGGGAAATCAGAAGCCACGAATAACCATCATTCCCTCTCCAAACGTTATGcctcaaaaaggaaaaggcagtgaAAGTCCCATGGGCCCAGATCGTTCTATGTCTCCAGTTACTATAACAACGTTCTCCAGGGAAAAGTCcccagagggagggagagcacCCTTCGCCGACAGACCTGCGTCACCAATTCAGATTATGACAGTATCAACATCCGCAGCACCGGCAGAAATCTCTGTCTCTCCGCAATCACAAGATATGACCATGGGAAGGGCTGTCTTCAAAGTAACACCGGAAAAACAAACCGTCCCGACTCCAATCCGCAAGTACAATGCCAATGCCAACATTATTACGACAGAAGACAACAAAATCCACATCCACCTAGGTTCCCAGTTTAAACGCTCTCCCACTGCTGCAGCTGATGGTGCGAGTTCTGTGATAACAGTCAGACCGGTGAATatagcagcagagaaagaagttgTGACGGGTACTGTCCTTCGATCGCCTCGGAACAACCTGTCCTCGCGACCTGCATCAAGCAAGGTGACAAGTACTATCACTATAACCCCTGTTACAACGTCTTCCACCCGAGGAACACAATCAGTGGTAAGCAGGGTAGTCTCATGATGTACTCTTCATAAAAAGGGCAACCATAGTTTGGGTTTGAGacaccagcagggaaaaaatgtgtgGGGTGAGGAGAAACTCTTGACTTCCCTACATTTGTTTCAGGTATGAGCTTAACTATAAAATCAGAATTTGCCCGATTATTGTATTTTTGTACCAGTGTTGGACACTGGTATACTTTTGTCATTATCTCCCAAAGGGGTGACTTTCAAAGGAGGTCCTTTCAAAGTTCCTTTGAAGTTATTTTCATAATGGCAATCCTGTAGAATTGCAAGTGAGAGACggagagggaaaaagaatgaTGGAGATGACAGAGGCggaaactgtatttttatctttGGTGAGTGCAATTTCTGCATGATGATTTTTGGCCCAGCCGGTGGGTGTTTATAGTCTGATCATGCAGGCTGGTATTTCTTTGGTATAATCCCATTATAGTTATAATTCAATTAATATAATATCTGCTATAATACTGAACTCCAAAGGAATAAATAGGCAGACATGGTATCGTTGCTTACAGCTCCAAACCTCTTTC
This window encodes:
- the FILIP1 gene encoding filamin-A-interacting protein 1 isoform X1, with the translated sequence MRSRNQGGESSSNGHFSSSKPVISHAENEKLQEDAKKKNKPHRKEDEVMVSATVKRHSKSPGPTERKNKKSIELSKEDLIKLLSIMEGELQAREDVIHMLKTEKTKPEVLEAHYGSAAPENVLRVLHRDAILAQEKSIGEDVYEKPISELDRLEEKQKETYRRMLEQLLLAEKCHRRTVYELENEKHKHTDYMNKSDDFTNLLEQERERLKKLLEQEKIYQARKEKEHTKRLNKLREELVKLKSFALMLVDERQMHIEQLGQQSQKIQDLNQKLKEEEEKLKIISAKTKEDGQKLMKLEAELEHKTSSFSQEHEEMTAKLANQESHNRQLRLKLVGLTRRIEELEETNKNLQKAEEELQELRDKIAKGECGNSSLMAEVENLRKRVLEMEGKDEEITKTESQCKELKNKLQEEEHHSKELKLEVEKLQKRMSELEKLEEAFSKSKSECTQLHLNLEKEKNLTKDLINELEVVKTRVKDLEASESKLEKAEISLKDDLTKLKSFTVMLVDERKNMMEKIKQEEKKVEGLTKNFKVEQGKVMDVTEKLIEESKKFLKLKSEMEEKVSSLTKERDELIGKLRSEEEKSSELSCRVDLLKKRIDGMEEVEREITRGRSRKGPEHGCHEDNKIKELTVEIERLKKRLKQLEVVEGDLMKTEDEYDQLEQKFRTEQDKANFLSQQLEEMKLQIAKTKAIEKGEAVSQEAELRHRFRLEEAKSRDLKAEVQALKEKIHELMNKEDQLSQLQVDYSVLQQRFMEEENKNKSMGQDVLNLTRELELSKRYSRALRPSINGRRMVDVPVTSTGVQTDAVSSEAAEEETPAVFIRKSFQEENHIMSNLRQVGLKKPMERSSVLERYPPAANELAMRKSWIPWMRKRETGAQATPDKGARTHGSPAHPGEVVLSPKQGQPLHIRVTPDHENSTATLEITSPTSEEFFSSTTVIPTLGNQKPRITIIPSPNVMPQKGKGSESPMGPDRSMSPVTITTFSREKSPEGGRAPFADRPASPIQIMTVSTSAAPAEISVSPQSQDMTMGRAVFKVTPEKQTVPTPIRKYNANANIITTEDNKIHIHLGSQFKRSPTAAADGASSVITVRPVNIAAEKEVVTGTVLRSPRNNLSSRPASSKVTSTITITPVTTSSTRGTQSVTGQDGSSPRPAPTRIPVSKGMKAGKPVVAAPGAGNVTKFEPRAETQSMKIELKKSSASSSASLGGGQG
- the FILIP1 gene encoding filamin-A-interacting protein 1 isoform X4 gives rise to the protein MLVDERQMHIEQLGQQSQKIQDLNQKLKEEEEKLKIISAKTKEDGQKLMKLEAELEHKTSSFSQEHEEMTAKLANQESHNRQLRLKLVGLTRRIEELEETNKNLQKAEEELQELRDKIAKGECGNSSLMAEVENLRKRVLEMEGKDEEITKTESQCKELKNKLQEEEHHSKELKLEVEKLQKRMSELEKLEEAFSKSKSECTQLHLNLEKEKNLTKDLINELEVVKTRVKDLEASESKLEKAEISLKDDLTKLKSFTVMLVDERKNMMEKIKQEEKKVEGLTKNFKVEQGKVMDVTEKLIEESKKFLKLKSEMEEKVSSLTKERDELIGKLRSEEEKSSELSCRVDLLKKRIDGMEEVEREITRGRSRKGPEHGCHEDNKIKELTVEIERLKKRLKQLEVVEGDLMKTEDEYDQLEQKFRTEQDKANFLSQQLEEMKLQIAKTKAIEKGEAVSQEAELRHRFRLEEAKSRDLKAEVQALKEKIHELMNKEDQLSQLQVDYSVLQQRFMEEENKNKSMGQDVLNLTRELELSKRYSRALRPSINGRRMVDVPVTSTGVQTDAVSSEAAEEETPAVFIRKSFQEENHIMSNLRQVGLKKPMERSSVLERYPPAANELAMRKSWIPWMRKRETGAQATPDKGARTHGSPAHPGEVVLSPKQGQPLHIRVTPDHENSTATLEITSPTSEEFFSSTTVIPTLGNQKPRITIIPSPNVMPQKGKGSESPMGPDRSMSPVTITTFSREKSPEGGRAPFADRPASPIQIMTVSTSAAPAEISVSPQSQDMTMGRAVFKVTPEKQTVPTPIRKYNANANIITTEDNKIHIHLGSQFKRSPTAAADGASSVITVRPVNIAAEKEVVTGTVLRSPRNNLSSRPASSKVTSTITITPVTTSSTRGTQSVTGQDGSSPRPAPTRIPVSKGMKAGKPVVAAPGAGNVTKFEPRAETQSMKIELKKSSASSSASLGGGQG
- the FILIP1 gene encoding filamin-A-interacting protein 1 isoform X3 → MRSRNQGGESSSNGHFSSSKPVISHAENEKLQEDAKKKNKPHRKEDEVMVSATVKRHSKSPGPTERKNKKSIELSKEDLIKLLSIMEGELQAREDVIHMLKTEKTKPEVLEAHYGSAAPENVLRVLHRDAILAQEKSIGEDVYEKPISELDRLEEKQKETYRRMLEQLLLAEKCHRRTVYELENEKHKHTDYMNKSDDFTNLLEQERERLKKLLEQEKIYQARKEKEHTKRLNKLREELVKLKSFALMLVDERQMHIEQLGQQSQKIQDLNQKLKEEEEKLKIISAKTKEDGQKLMKLEAELEHKTSSFSQEHEEMTAKLANQESHNRQLRLKLVGLTRRIEELEETNKNLQKAEEELQELRDKIAKGECGNSSLMAEVENLRKRVLEMEGKDEEITKTESQCKELKNKLQEEEHHSKELKLEVEKLQKRMSELEKLEEAFSKSKSECTQLHLNLEKEKNLTKDLINELEVVKTRVKDLEASESKLEKAEISLKDDLTKLKSFTVMLVDERKNMMEKIKQEEKKVEGLTKNFKVEQGKVMDVTEKLIEESKKFLKLKSEMEEKVSSLTKERDELIGKLRSEEEKSSELSCRVDLLKKRIDGMEEVEREITRGRSRKGPEHGCHEDNKIKELTVEIERLKKRLKQLEVVEGDLMKTEDEYDQLEQKFRTEQDKANFLSQQLEEMKLQIAKTKAIEKGEAVSQEAELRHRFRLEEAKSRDLKAEVQALKEKIHELMNKEDQLSQLQVDYSVLQQRFMEEENKNKSMGQDVLNLTRELELSKRYSRALRPSINGRRMVDVPVTSTGVQTDAVSSEAAEEETPAVFIRKSFQEENHIMSNLRQVGLKKPMERSSVLERYPPAANELAMRKSWIPWMRKRETGAQATPDKGARTHGSPAHPGEVVLSPKQGQPLHIRVTPDHENSTATLEITSPTSEEFFSSTTVIPTLGNQKPRITIIPSPNVMPQKGKGSESPMGPDRSMSPVTITTFSREKSPEGGRAPFADRPASPIQIMTVSTSAAPAEISVSPQSQDMTMGRAVFKVTPEKQTVPTPIRKYNANANIITTEDNKIHIHLGSQFKRSPTAAADGASSVITVRPVNIAAEKEVVTGTVLRSPRNNLSSRPASSKVTSTITITPVTTSSTRGTQSVTGQDGSSPRPAPTRIPVSKGKLLKGISIK
- the FILIP1 gene encoding filamin-A-interacting protein 1 isoform X2, with translation MRSRNQGGESSSNGHFSSSKPVISHAENEKLQEDAKKKNKPHRKEDEVMVSATVKRHSKSPGPTERKNKKSIELSKEDLIKLLSIMEGELQAREDVIHMLKTEKTKPEVLEAHYGSAAPENVLRVLHRDAILAQEKSIGEDVYEKPISELDRLEEKQKETYRRMLEQLLLAEKCHRRTVYELENEKHKHTDYMNKSDDFTNLLEQERERLKKLLEQEKIYQARKEKEHTKRLNKLREELVKLKSFALMLVDERQMHIEQLGQQSQKIQDLNQKLKEEEEKLKIISAKTKEDGQKLMKLEAELEHKTSSFSQEHEEMTAKLANQESHNRQLRLKLVGLTRRIEELEETNKNLQKAEEELQELRDKIAKGECGNSSLMAEVENLRKRVLEMEGKDEEITKTESQCKELKNKLQEEEHHSKELKLEVEKLQKRMSELEKLEEAFSKSKSECTQLHLNLEKEKNLTKDLINELEVVKTRVKDLEASESKLEKAEISLKDDLTKLKSFTVMLVDERKNMMEKIKQEEKKVEGLTKNFKVEQGKVMDVTEKLIEESKKFLKLKSEMEEKVSSLTKERDELIGKLRSEEEKSSELSCRVDLLKKRIDGMEEVEREITRGRSRKGPEHGCHEDNKIKELTVEIERLKKRLKQLEVVEGDLMKTEDEYDQLEQKFRTEQDKANFLSQQLEEMKLQIAKTKAIEKGEAVSQEAELRHRFRLEEAKSRDLKAEVQALKEKIHELMNKEDQLSQLQVDYSVLQQRFMEEENKNKSMGQDVLNLTRELELSKRYSRALRPSINGRRMVDVPVTSTGVQTDAVSSEAAEEETPAVFIRKSFQEENHIMSNLRQVGLKKPMERSSVLERYPPAANELAMRKSWIPWMRKRETGAQATPDKGARTHGSPAHPGEVVLSPKQGQPLHIRVTPDHENSTATLEITSPTSEEFFSSTTVIPTLGNQKPRITIIPSPNVMPQKGKGSESPMGPDRSMSPVTITTFSREKSPEGGRAPFADRPASPIQIMTVSTSAAPAEISVSPQSQDMTMGRAVFKVTPEKQTVPTPIRKYNANANIITTEDNKIHIHLGSQFKRSPTAAADGASSVITVRPVNIAAEKEVVTGTVLRSPRNNLSSRPASSKVTSTITITPVTTSSTRGTQSVTGQDGSSPRPAPTRIPVSKESVIIHQLRMNSR